The Entelurus aequoreus isolate RoL-2023_Sb linkage group LG23, RoL_Eaeq_v1.1, whole genome shotgun sequence genome has a window encoding:
- the LOC133640416 gene encoding gastrula zinc finger protein XlCGF57.1-like: MAKEEPHTSHFKEEEEEHSVSHEWSEELPVVVKSEDDEVRGEREEKREAEPPAEGEGDHCGGDKMLAPLSDSDETTSHSPDIDDEDSKEDNTHLTCSHCDKTFKYPSKLISHMRTHTGEKPFFCSVCGKGCAQKNDLKAHMQKHTGVKPFTCSVCGKGFARKYVLKHHMESHPAVENTFPCSICGKVFLQANYLKKHTRTHTGEKPFPCSVCGKGFGSSQFVKAHMRTHTGEKPFPCSVCRKGFTQRQHVKEHERTHTGEKPHVCSVCGKPFARRHHLITHMRTHTGEKVLSCGVCGERLSSEYQGKKHKCAGEKVLSCGVCGERLSSEYQGKKHKCAGEKVLSCGVCGERLFSEYQGKKHKCAGEKVLSCGVCGERLSSEYQGKKHKCAGEKVLSCGVCGERLSSEYQGKKHKCAGEKVLSCGVCGERLSSEYQGKKHKCAGEKVLSCGVCGERLSSEYQGKKHKCAGEKVLSCGVCGERLSSEYQGKKHKCAGEKVLSCGVCGERLSSEYQGKKHKCAGEDSK, from the coding sequence ATGGCGAAGGAGGAGCCACACACCTCccactttaaagaggaagaggaggagcacaGCGTCAGCCACGAATGGTCGGAGGAGCTCCCAGTggttgtgaagagtgaagatgacgaGGTCAGAGGTGAGagagaggagaagagagaggcggagcctccggCAGAAGGTgagggagaccactgtggaggagaCAAGATGTTAGCTCCGCTATCAGATAGTGACGAGACGACGTCTCACTCTCCTGACattgatgatgaagactctaaagaggACAACACACACCtgacatgttctcactgtgacaaaaccttcaaatacccCAGTAAACTGATAagtcacatgagaacgcacaccggaGAGAAACCCTTTTTCTGCTCGGTTTGTGGTAAAGGGTGCGCACAAAAAAACGATTTGAAAGCCCACATGCAAAAACACACCGGAGTAAAACCTTTTACATGTTCAGTGTGCGGTAAAGGATTTGCCCGTAAATACGTGTTGAAGCACCACATGGAGTCGCACCCCGCTGTGGAGAACACCTTTCCATGTTCAATATGTGGTAAAGTCTTTTTACAGGccaactatttaaaaaaacacaccaggacgcacaccggagaaaaaccttttcctTGCTCGGTATGCGGTAAAGGTTTCGGAAGCAGTCAGTTTgtgaaagcacacatgagaacgcacaccggagaaaaaccctttCCCTGCTCAGTCTGCAggaaaggttttacacaaaggcAGCACGTGAAAGAGCACGAGAGAACGCACACGGGGGAAAAACCCCATGTCTGTTCGGTCTGCGGGAAACCTTTTGCGCGTCGTCACCATTTGAtaacacacatgagaacgcacaccggtgagaaagtgttgagttgtggTGTGTGCGGTGAGAGATTGTCTTCCGAGTACCagggtaagaaacacaagtgtgctggtgagaaagtgttgagttgtggTGTGTGCGGTGAGAGATTGTCTTCTGAGTACCagggtaagaaacacaagtgtgctggtgagaaagtgttgagttgtggTGTGTGCGGTGAGAGATTGTTTTCCGAGTACCagggtaagaaacacaagtgtgctggtgagaaagtgttgagttgtggTGTGTGCGGTGAGAGATTGTCTTCTGAGTACCagggtaagaaacacaagtgtgctggtgagaaagtgttgagttgtggGGTGTGCGGTGAGAGATTGTCTTCTGAGTACCAGGGTAAGaagcacaagtgtgctggtgagaaagtgttgagttgtggTGTGTGCGGTGAGAGATTGTCTTCTGAGTACCAGGGTAAGaagcacaagtgtgctggtgagaaagtgttgagttgtggTGTGTGCGGTGAGAGATTGTCTTCTGAGTACCAGGGTAAGaagcacaagtgtgctggtgagaaagtgttgagttgtggTGTGTGCGGTGAGAGATTGTCTTCTGAGTACCAGGGTAAGaagcacaagtgtgctggtgagaaagtgttgagttgtggTGTGTGCGGTGAGAGATTGTCTTCTGAGTACCagggtaagaaacacaagtgtgctggtgaggacAGCAAATGA
- the LOC133640425 gene encoding gastrula zinc finger protein XlCGF57.1-like isoform X2, whose translation MCERTIAEYKEELCRTREENERLRQLLDAVCNTQVVLLTTDACEEYLPPEQQAGSWQHLHVKEEEPQPPHMEDDEKPPLLTGDDKRHLVSVKSEDEEVKVESEEKREAEPPTEGERDHCGAPPADKMLAPPPHGEDTTSHTEDDATRHADNTHLTCSHCDRTFKYPSHLKIHMRAHTGEKPFSCTECGKGFSLKGNLTLHLGTHTAERPFTCSKCGFTQNIGLTSHMRTHPGGSRADKISAPLSHVEETTSHSADTDDEDSKDDATRHTDNTRLTCSHCDRTFKYPSNLKRHVRTHTGKNPFSCSICRETFKTLGDQKSHVRTHAGEKPLSCSICGKDFTQRNHLKTHMGIHAAENPVSISRFDTNQCLKSRTRIHTGEKPFKCSICGKRLTRKTQLISHTRIHTGEKPFTCSVCGKGFTQRCVLRVHMRIHTGEKPYSCSICGKYYTRRLHLRAHMMMHAGKKHVSSSRRGKGFTRVNELRAHMKTHTGGKTFTCSICSKQFPQKAYLIKHARIHTGEKPFICFVCGKGFTLSSYMQRHMRRHAGQNVLSCGVCGERLSSEYQGKKHKCAGEKV comes from the exons ATGTGCGAAAGAACCATAGCAGAGTACAAAGAGGAACTTTGCCGGACAAGAGAGGAGAACGAGAGACtacgtcaactactggacgctgtttgcAACACACAAGTTGTGTTACTcacaacag acgccTGTGAAGAATATCTTCCGCCCGAGCAGCAGGCGGGGTCCTGGCAGCACCTCCACGTGAAAGAGGAGGAGCCGCAGCCCCCCCACATGGAAGATGACGAAAAGCCGCCGCTCTTAACAGGGGACGACAAGAGACACCTCGTcagtgtgaagagtgaagatgaggaGGTCAAagttgaaagtgaggagaagagagaggcggagcctccaacaGAAGGTGAGAGAGACCACTGTGGAGCACCACCAGCAGACAAGATGTTAGCTCCACCCCCACATGGTGAGGACACGACGTCACACACTGAAGATGATGCAACACGTCacgctgacaacacacacttgacGTGTTCTCACTGTGACAGAACCTTTAAATACCCCAGTCATCTGAAAATACACATGAGGgcgcacaccggagaaaaacccttttcctgcACAGAATGCGGTAAAGGCTTCTCGCTAAAAGGCAACTTGACACTACACCTGGGGACGCACACTGCAGAAAGACCTTTTACCTGCTCAAAATGTG GTTTCACACAAAACATCGGGCTGAcgtcacacatgagaacacaccctGGAGGGTCACGGGCGGACAAGATCTCGGCGCCACTGTCACACGTTGAGGAGACGACATCTCACTCggctgacactgatgatgaagactctaaagacgACGCGACACGTCACACCGACAACACACGCTTGACGTGTTCTCACTGCGACAGAACCTTTAAATACCCGAGTAATCTGAAAAGACACGTGAGAACGCACACTGGAAAAAACCCTTTTTCGTGTTCAATCTGTCGCGAAACCTTTAAGACTTTGGGGGATCAGAAAAGCCACGTGAGAACACACGCAGGAGAAAAACCcctttcatgttcaatctgcggtaaagacttCACTCAAAGGAACCATTTGAAAACCCACATGGGAATACACGCCGCAGAAAATCCTGTCTCCATCTCACGTTTCGACACAAATCAATGTTTAAAGTCACGcacgagaatacacactggagaaaaaccattcaaGTGCTCTATCTGTGGTAAAAGATTGACCCGGAAGACACAATTAATAAGCCACACAAGAATACACAccggtgagaaaccttttacgtgttcagtctgcggtaaaggttttacacagcGTTGTGTTTTGAgggtacacatgagaatacacactggggaaaaaccttattcatgttcaatctgtggtaaataTTACACCCGGAGGCTACATTTAAGAGCACACATGATGATGCACGCTGGAAAAAAGCACGTTTCCTCTTCACGCCGTGGTAAAGGTTTCACTCGGGTTAACGAGTTGAGAgcgcacatgaaaacacacactggtGGAAAAACATTCACGTGCTCAATTTGTAGTAAACAATTCCCCCAGAAGGCATATTTGATAAAACACgcaagaatacacactggagagaaaccttttatctGCTtcgtctgtggtaaaggttttactctTAGTTCCTATATGCaaagacacatgagaagacacgCTGGACAGAACGTGTTGAGTTGTGGTGTGTGCGGTGAGAGATTGTCTTCTGAGTACCagggtaagaaacacaagtgtgctggtgagaaagtGTAG
- the LOC133640769 gene encoding E3 SUMO-protein ligase ZBED1-like — MAAAAGSEVEEDLVLIQKKSSTSVIWDYFGFETSDVHQKQVLCKTCRAKVATSQGNTTNLFRHLKNHHRQLHDECMTKKSGEKSTPSDSAHCSKHTTITASFASITPYEKSSRRHKEITTAITHYIGKDMVSVNTVTKEGFQNLLHTLDRRYKIPSRTYFNQVAIPQLYAECKEKVEREVKNVLYYATTTDMWSSRTSEPYLSLTLHYINDDFELKSRCLQTAYFPMDHTGENIALGLRECLASWGLKEEDQTCITTDNGANVVKAVQLNQWTRLQCFGHRLHLAIENAVKDDVRVKRATGLCKQLVGHFSHSWKKKAALKKAQQELKIPEHSLITECPTRWGSRQRMIGRVLEQSKALSQVLSEDKKTRHLVPTWQDTDVLESLNNALGPLQEFTDALSGEAYVSVSYLKPVLHLLRTSILTVDKDDPDLTRDIKSRALRYIEDKYSDPATQELLDIASFLDPRFKTDYIRAENVPDIKERVRIEMEQVARKEKRARVSTTEAMPQGAAEAEPSTVGKGKRSLGSFFKSRPSVPPPSTTMQLEDAINAELNSYLITPTIDGEDNPLAWWRVHNVNFPWLSKLARKFLCIPATSSPSERLFSASGNVVTCQRSCLKPSKVDMLVFLTKNL, encoded by the exons atggctgctgccgccgggtcagaagtggaggaggatttagttttaatacagaagAAGAGCAGCACGTCTGTCATTTGGGACTACTTCGGTTTCGAAACTTCAGATGTGCATCAGAAACAGGTACTTTGTAAAACTTGTCGGGCCAAAGTCGCCACATCCCAAGGCAACACGACTAATTTATTCCGGCACTTGAAAAATCACCACCGGCAGTTACACGACGAATGTATGACCAAAAAGTCCGGTGAAAAGTCAACCCCGAGCGATTCAGCCCATTGTAGCAAACATACCACAATTACAGCGTCGTTTGCCAGTATAACTCCTTATGAGAAGAGCAGCCGCAGACACAAGGAGATAACGACCGCCATAACACACTACATTGGCAAAGACATGGTGTCTGTTAACACCGTTACCAAAGAGGGATTTCAAAACCTCCTCCACACGCTGGACAGAAGATACAAGATTCCCTCCCGCACCTATTTCAACCAGGTCGCCATCCCACAGCTTTACGCCGAGTGCAAGGAAAAAGTGGAAAGAGAGGTGAAAAATGTGCTTTATTACGCCACAACTACCGATATGTGGTCAAGCAGAACAAGCGAACCGTATCTTAGCTTGACCTTGCATTACATAAATGACGACTTTGAGTTGAAAAGTCGCTGCCTGCAGACAGCATACTTTCCCATGGATCACACAGGAGAGAATATCGCCCTCGGATTAAGAGAGTGTCTAGCAAGCTGGGGTCTGAAAGAGGAGGACCAGACGTGCATCACAACTGACAATGGAGCAAACGTCGTCAAAGCTGTGCAGCTTAATCAGTGGACCAGGCTTCAATGTTTTGGCCACAGGCTACATCTTGCAAttg AAAATGCTGTTAAAGATGATGTAAGAGTTAAACGGGCAACAGGACTCTGCAAGCAGCTGGTTGGACATTTCTCACATAGCTGGAAAAAGAAGGCCGCACTGAAAAAGGCACAGCAAGAATTGAAGATACCGGAGCACTCACTGATTACAGAGTGTCCGACGAGGTGGGGCTCACGACAGAGGATGATTGGGAGGGTGTTGGAGCAGAGTAAGGCGTTGTCTCAGGTTCTATCTGAAGACAAGAAGACACGTCACCTGGTCCCCACTTGGCAGGACACAGATGTCCTTGAGTCATTAAACAATGCCCTTGGCCCTCTTCAGGAGTTTACTGATGCCCTGTCCGGTGAAGCCTATGTAAGTGTGTCCTACCTGAAGCCAGTCCTCCATCTCCTGAGGACATCGATCCTGACTGTAGACAAAGACGACCCAGATCTTACCAGGGACATAAAGTCAAGAGCTCTTCGCTATATTGAAGATAAATACAGCGACCCAGCCACACAGGAGCTACTAGATATTGCTTCGTTCCTTGATCCTAGATTCAAAACTGACTACATAAGAGCAGAGAATGTCCCAGACATCAAAGAAAGAGTGAGGATCGAAATGGAACAGGTGGCACGAAAG GAAAAGAGGGCCCGTGTCAGCACTACAGAGGCCATGCCCCAGGGTGCAGCAGAGGCAGAGCCATCTACTGTGGGGAAGGGAAAGCGGTCATTGGGCAGCTTCTTCAAGAGCAGACCGTCTGTGCCTCCTCcttccaccaccatgcagttGGAGGATGCCATTAATGCAGAGCTGAACAGCTACCTGATAACTCCTACAATTGATGGAGAGGACAATCCCCTGGCCTGGTGGAGAGTGCACAATGTTAACTTTCCATGGTTGAGCAAACTGGCTCGCAAGTTTCTGTGCATACCAGCCACCAGTTCACCATCAGAAAGATTGTTTAGTGCTAGTGGCAATGTTGTCACATGTCAGCGCTCATGTCTTAAACCATCAAAGGTTGACATGCTAGTTTTCTTGACCAAAAATCTGTGA
- the LOC133640425 gene encoding gastrula zinc finger protein XlCGF57.1-like isoform X1, translated as MCERTIAEYKEELCRTREENERLRQLLDAVCNTQVVLLTTDACEEYLPPEQQAGSWQHLHVKEEEPQPPHMEDDEKPPLLTGDDKRHLVSVKSEDEEVKVESEEKREAEPPTEGERDHCGAPPADKMLAPPPHGEDTTSHTEDDATRHADNTHLTCSHCDRTFKYPSHLKIHMRAHTGEKPFSCTECGKGFSLKGNLTLHLGTHTAERPFTCSKCGKGFLLKNNLKVHVRTHTGEKPFPCSVCLKGFTQNIGLTSHMRTHPGGSRADKISAPLSHVEETTSHSADTDDEDSKDDATRHTDNTRLTCSHCDRTFKYPSNLKRHVRTHTGKNPFSCSICRETFKTLGDQKSHVRTHAGEKPLSCSICGKDFTQRNHLKTHMGIHAAENPVSISRFDTNQCLKSRTRIHTGEKPFKCSICGKRLTRKTQLISHTRIHTGEKPFTCSVCGKGFTQRCVLRVHMRIHTGEKPYSCSICGKYYTRRLHLRAHMMMHAGKKHVSSSRRGKGFTRVNELRAHMKTHTGGKTFTCSICSKQFPQKAYLIKHARIHTGEKPFICFVCGKGFTLSSYMQRHMRRHAGQNVLSCGVCGERLSSEYQGKKHKCAGEKV; from the exons ATGTGCGAAAGAACCATAGCAGAGTACAAAGAGGAACTTTGCCGGACAAGAGAGGAGAACGAGAGACtacgtcaactactggacgctgtttgcAACACACAAGTTGTGTTACTcacaacag acgccTGTGAAGAATATCTTCCGCCCGAGCAGCAGGCGGGGTCCTGGCAGCACCTCCACGTGAAAGAGGAGGAGCCGCAGCCCCCCCACATGGAAGATGACGAAAAGCCGCCGCTCTTAACAGGGGACGACAAGAGACACCTCGTcagtgtgaagagtgaagatgaggaGGTCAAagttgaaagtgaggagaagagagaggcggagcctccaacaGAAGGTGAGAGAGACCACTGTGGAGCACCACCAGCAGACAAGATGTTAGCTCCACCCCCACATGGTGAGGACACGACGTCACACACTGAAGATGATGCAACACGTCacgctgacaacacacacttgacGTGTTCTCACTGTGACAGAACCTTTAAATACCCCAGTCATCTGAAAATACACATGAGGgcgcacaccggagaaaaacccttttcctgcACAGAATGCGGTAAAGGCTTCTCGCTAAAAGGCAACTTGACACTACACCTGGGGACGCACACTGCAGAAAGACCTTTTACCTGCTCAAAATGTGGTAAGGGTTTTTTACTGAAAAACAACTTGAAAGTACACGTGCGGACGCACACCGGAGAGAAACCTTTTCCCTGCTCGGTCTGCCTTAAAGGTTTCACACAAAACATCGGGCTGAcgtcacacatgagaacacaccctGGAGGGTCACGGGCGGACAAGATCTCGGCGCCACTGTCACACGTTGAGGAGACGACATCTCACTCggctgacactgatgatgaagactctaaagacgACGCGACACGTCACACCGACAACACACGCTTGACGTGTTCTCACTGCGACAGAACCTTTAAATACCCGAGTAATCTGAAAAGACACGTGAGAACGCACACTGGAAAAAACCCTTTTTCGTGTTCAATCTGTCGCGAAACCTTTAAGACTTTGGGGGATCAGAAAAGCCACGTGAGAACACACGCAGGAGAAAAACCcctttcatgttcaatctgcggtaaagacttCACTCAAAGGAACCATTTGAAAACCCACATGGGAATACACGCCGCAGAAAATCCTGTCTCCATCTCACGTTTCGACACAAATCAATGTTTAAAGTCACGcacgagaatacacactggagaaaaaccattcaaGTGCTCTATCTGTGGTAAAAGATTGACCCGGAAGACACAATTAATAAGCCACACAAGAATACACAccggtgagaaaccttttacgtgttcagtctgcggtaaaggttttacacagcGTTGTGTTTTGAgggtacacatgagaatacacactggggaaaaaccttattcatgttcaatctgtggtaaataTTACACCCGGAGGCTACATTTAAGAGCACACATGATGATGCACGCTGGAAAAAAGCACGTTTCCTCTTCACGCCGTGGTAAAGGTTTCACTCGGGTTAACGAGTTGAGAgcgcacatgaaaacacacactggtGGAAAAACATTCACGTGCTCAATTTGTAGTAAACAATTCCCCCAGAAGGCATATTTGATAAAACACgcaagaatacacactggagagaaaccttttatctGCTtcgtctgtggtaaaggttttactctTAGTTCCTATATGCaaagacacatgagaagacacgCTGGACAGAACGTGTTGAGTTGTGGTGTGTGCGGTGAGAGATTGTCTTCTGAGTACCagggtaagaaacacaagtgtgctggtgagaaagtGTAG
- the LOC133640425 gene encoding gastrula zinc finger protein XlCGF57.1-like isoform X3, giving the protein MCERTIAEYKEELCRTREENERLRQLLDAVCNTQVVLLTTDACEEYLPPEQQAGSWQHLHVKEEEPQPPHMEDDEKPPLLTGDDKRHLVSVKSEDEEVKVESEEKREAEPPTEGERDHCGAPPADKMLAPPPHGEDTTSHTEDDATRHADNTHLTCSHCDRTFKYPSHLKIHMRAHTGEKPFSCTECGKGFSLKGNLTLHLGTHTAERPFTCSKCGKGFLLKNNLKVHVRTHTGEKPFPCSVCLKGFTQNIGLTSHMRTHPGGSRADKISAPLSHVEETTSHSADTDDEDSKDDATRHTDNTRLTCSHCDRTFKYPSNLKRHVRTHTGKNPFSCSICRETFKTLGDQKSHVRTHAGEKPLSCSICGKDFTQRNHLKTHMGIHAAENPVSISRFDTNQCLKSRTRIHTGEKPFKCSICGKRLTRKTQLISHTRIHTVLFTCFWRMSSTSVQ; this is encoded by the exons ATGTGCGAAAGAACCATAGCAGAGTACAAAGAGGAACTTTGCCGGACAAGAGAGGAGAACGAGAGACtacgtcaactactggacgctgtttgcAACACACAAGTTGTGTTACTcacaacag acgccTGTGAAGAATATCTTCCGCCCGAGCAGCAGGCGGGGTCCTGGCAGCACCTCCACGTGAAAGAGGAGGAGCCGCAGCCCCCCCACATGGAAGATGACGAAAAGCCGCCGCTCTTAACAGGGGACGACAAGAGACACCTCGTcagtgtgaagagtgaagatgaggaGGTCAAagttgaaagtgaggagaagagagaggcggagcctccaacaGAAGGTGAGAGAGACCACTGTGGAGCACCACCAGCAGACAAGATGTTAGCTCCACCCCCACATGGTGAGGACACGACGTCACACACTGAAGATGATGCAACACGTCacgctgacaacacacacttgacGTGTTCTCACTGTGACAGAACCTTTAAATACCCCAGTCATCTGAAAATACACATGAGGgcgcacaccggagaaaaacccttttcctgcACAGAATGCGGTAAAGGCTTCTCGCTAAAAGGCAACTTGACACTACACCTGGGGACGCACACTGCAGAAAGACCTTTTACCTGCTCAAAATGTGGTAAGGGTTTTTTACTGAAAAACAACTTGAAAGTACACGTGCGGACGCACACCGGAGAGAAACCTTTTCCCTGCTCGGTCTGCCTTAAAGGTTTCACACAAAACATCGGGCTGAcgtcacacatgagaacacaccctGGAGGGTCACGGGCGGACAAGATCTCGGCGCCACTGTCACACGTTGAGGAGACGACATCTCACTCggctgacactgatgatgaagactctaaagacgACGCGACACGTCACACCGACAACACACGCTTGACGTGTTCTCACTGCGACAGAACCTTTAAATACCCGAGTAATCTGAAAAGACACGTGAGAACGCACACTGGAAAAAACCCTTTTTCGTGTTCAATCTGTCGCGAAACCTTTAAGACTTTGGGGGATCAGAAAAGCCACGTGAGAACACACGCAGGAGAAAAACCcctttcatgttcaatctgcggtaaagacttCACTCAAAGGAACCATTTGAAAACCCACATGGGAATACACGCCGCAGAAAATCCTGTCTCCATCTCACGTTTCGACACAAATCAATGTTTAAAGTCACGcacgagaatacacactggagaaaaaccattcaaGTGCTCTATCTGTGGTAAAAGATTGACCCGGAAGACACAATTAATAAGCCACACAAGAATACACAccg TCTTGTTCACATGCTTTTGGAGGATGAGTTCCACTTCAGTCCAGTAG